One genomic segment of Humidesulfovibrio mexicanus includes these proteins:
- a CDS encoding sulfide-dependent adenosine diphosphate thiazole synthase: MIIDERIVSEAIASTYFEKFKNSLDLDVAIVGGGPSGLTAAWKLASAGRKVGLFERKLSVGGGMWGGGMTWTSIVVQEEAKGILEEAGVAVREFKSGYFTADSVAATAALAYRATSAGARVFNCTSVEDVVLREVDGVKRVMGLVVNSSPVEMARLHVDPLVLHCKHAIECTGHDVEMLKTLVRKNGVKLNTPSGGIEGEQSMWADVAEANTVRHTREVYPGVWVAGMAANAAFGSYRMGPIFGGMLLSGVRVAEAIDALL; this comes from the coding sequence ATGATCATTGATGAACGAATTGTGTCCGAGGCCATCGCCAGCACCTACTTCGAGAAGTTCAAGAACAGCCTCGACCTCGACGTGGCCATCGTGGGCGGCGGTCCTTCGGGACTTACCGCCGCGTGGAAGCTGGCCAGCGCAGGCCGCAAGGTGGGACTTTTCGAGCGCAAGCTCTCCGTGGGCGGCGGCATGTGGGGCGGCGGCATGACCTGGACCAGCATCGTGGTGCAGGAGGAGGCCAAGGGCATCCTTGAGGAAGCGGGGGTGGCCGTTCGCGAGTTCAAGTCCGGCTATTTCACCGCCGATTCCGTGGCCGCAACCGCTGCCCTGGCCTACCGGGCCACCAGCGCTGGCGCGCGCGTGTTCAACTGCACCAGCGTGGAGGACGTGGTGCTGCGCGAGGTGGACGGGGTCAAGCGCGTCATGGGCCTGGTGGTGAACTCCAGCCCGGTCGAGATGGCGCGGCTGCACGTGGACCCGCTTGTGCTCCACTGCAAACATGCCATAGAGTGCACGGGACACGATGTGGAGATGCTCAAGACCCTGGTGCGCAAAAACGGGGTGAAGCTGAACACCCCCAGCGGCGGCATTGAGGGCGAGCAGAGCATGTGGGCCGATGTGGCCGAGGCCAACACCGTGCGCCACACCCGCGAGGTGTATCCCGGCGTGTGGGTGGCAGGCATGGCGGCCAACGCGGCCTTCGGCTCCTACCGCATGGGCCCGATCTTCGGAGGAATGCTGCTCTCCGGCGTGCGCGTGGCGGAGGCCATCGACGCCCTGTTGTAA
- the der gene encoding ribosome biogenesis GTPase Der, with product MLPIIALLGRPNVGKSSLFNRLVRQNKAITHDLPGVTRDRIYGEATEDEVRFAVIDTGGMLPDAAEHDGGGMDRSVFQQAVEALDEADVALFVVDGRDGMTGLDQAVSEKIRASGKPVLLVVNKVDGPEQEAKALADFHALGFEIAPVSAAHGYGLSDLRLRVAELARPFVQPAPADGPELGLKLCMLGRPNAGKSSLVNALVGEARQIVSDIAGTTRDSVDIGFEKDGRRYTFVDTAGVRRRAVITDHLEKLSVFRALSSSKRADVTILVLDAVQGLSHQDKRLIAYLAEQRTPFMVAVNKVDLVHKTRMDELRAAYEEALRICAHVPVLYVSALTGAGTGKILSLAEEIRRECVIRIGTGQLNRAMAEAITKHQPPVIKRRRAKFYYLTQADEDPPMFVFFVNDSELVTSAYGKYLEGQLRKLLGIRKAPLAAVFRSSHEKKEAERPLTNRAPRLGKDRRDMAAAKEDKPHQSAKPKPARTSGKARAGSKAAAGAKTAAARRKG from the coding sequence ATGCTGCCCATTATCGCTCTTCTTGGCCGCCCCAACGTGGGCAAAAGCAGCCTGTTCAACCGCCTGGTGCGGCAGAACAAGGCCATTACCCACGACCTGCCCGGCGTCACCCGCGACCGCATCTACGGAGAGGCCACGGAGGACGAGGTCCGTTTCGCCGTCATAGACACCGGCGGAATGCTGCCCGATGCGGCCGAGCATGACGGCGGCGGGATGGACAGAAGCGTGTTTCAGCAGGCCGTGGAGGCCCTGGACGAGGCCGATGTGGCGCTTTTCGTTGTGGACGGCCGCGACGGCATGACCGGCCTTGACCAGGCCGTGAGCGAGAAGATCCGCGCTTCGGGCAAGCCGGTGCTGCTGGTGGTGAACAAGGTGGACGGGCCGGAACAGGAGGCCAAGGCCCTTGCGGACTTCCACGCCCTGGGCTTCGAGATCGCCCCGGTCTCCGCCGCGCACGGGTATGGCTTGTCGGACTTGCGCCTGCGCGTGGCCGAACTGGCCAGACCCTTTGTGCAGCCCGCGCCCGCCGACGGCCCGGAGCTGGGCCTCAAGCTGTGCATGTTGGGGCGTCCCAACGCGGGCAAGTCCTCGCTGGTCAACGCCCTTGTGGGCGAGGCCAGGCAGATCGTCAGCGACATCGCGGGCACCACCCGCGACTCCGTGGACATCGGCTTCGAGAAGGACGGCCGCCGCTACACTTTTGTAGACACCGCCGGAGTGCGCCGCCGGGCGGTCATCACCGACCATCTGGAAAAGCTCTCGGTGTTCCGCGCCCTTTCTTCCAGCAAGCGGGCCGACGTGACCATCCTGGTGCTCGACGCGGTGCAGGGCCTGAGCCATCAGGACAAGCGGCTCATCGCCTATCTGGCCGAGCAGCGCACGCCGTTCATGGTCGCCGTGAACAAGGTGGATTTGGTCCACAAGACGCGCATGGACGAATTGCGCGCCGCCTACGAGGAGGCCCTGCGCATCTGTGCGCACGTTCCGGTGCTGTACGTCAGCGCCCTCACCGGCGCGGGCACGGGGAAGATCCTCTCCCTGGCCGAGGAGATACGCCGGGAGTGCGTCATCCGCATCGGCACGGGCCAGCTCAACCGCGCCATGGCCGAGGCCATCACCAAGCACCAGCCACCGGTCATCAAGCGCCGCCGCGCCAAGTTCTACTACCTTACCCAGGCGGACGAGGACCCGCCCATGTTCGTGTTCTTCGTCAACGACTCCGAGCTTGTGACGTCTGCGTACGGCAAGTACCTGGAGGGGCAGTTGCGCAAGCTCCTGGGCATTCGCAAGGCGCCGCTGGCGGCGGTGTTCCGCTCCAGCCACGAGAAGAAGGAGGCCGAGCGCCCGCTGACCAACCGCGCGCCCAGGCTTGGCAAGGACCGGCGCGACATGGCCGCTGCCAAGGAGGACAAGCCCCATCAGTCAGCCAAGCCGAAACCGGCGCGCACCTCGGGCAAGGCGCGGGCAGGGTCCAAGGCCGCAGCAGGGGCGAAGACGGCCGCCGCGCGCAGAAAGGGATGA